A stretch of Caldisericia bacterium DNA encodes these proteins:
- a CDS encoding DNA-binding protein — protein sequence MRIKREKDILFAVFEEGEKISESMMKLINDPRMEETGVILTALGMIKNVEIGYGLYDGSKVDYENSIFTGPFELLGFSGFILKGEEKPYHIHVYLGDRDKKAIGGHLIDGEVHTFIEMAILVSNAKIKREISNGLPLLDL from the coding sequence ATGAGAATAAAGAGAGAGAAGGATATACTTTTTGCAGTTTTTGAGGAGGGAGAAAAAATCTCAGAATCTATGATGAAACTTATTAATGATCCAAGAATGGAAGAGACAGGAGTAATTTTAACTGCTCTTGGAATGATTAAAAATGTTGAGATAGGTTATGGTCTGTATGATGGAAGTAAAGTTGATTATGAAAACTCAATATTTACTGGTCCATTTGAGCTTCTTGGTTTCAGCGGATTCATTCTTAAAGGGGAAGAGAAACCCTATCACATTCATGTCTATCTTGGGGACAGAGATAAAAAGGCAATTGGTGGACATCTTATTGATGGAGAAGTCCACACATTCATAGAAATGGCAATTCTTGTATCAAATGCAAAGATAAAGAGAGAGATTTCAAATGGACTTCCCTTGTTAGATTTATGA
- a CDS encoding metallophosphoesterase, producing the protein MKKFLKWLVILISLFLVYIFFIEPNLVLITRINIESEKISKDIEKIKILEISDLHIKNFGVREREVLFLIRAIKPDVIFITGDFYEKLDKLSEVKKFISGLKLKTYAVLGNWDYWAGDIDPLINMLERNEIEVLMNDNRLYFKNGDFINIVGVSDPYTGHDDIERATMGINKKKFTILLSHAPCIVNHLKDEKFDLIICGHTHGGQVNIPFVKPFWAPTETNYIRGMYETKWGKLYVNRGIGLSVFPIRFLCPPEITLFTLKSKE; encoded by the coding sequence ATGAAGAAATTTTTAAAGTGGCTTGTCATTTTAATTTCACTATTCCTTGTATACATATTTTTCATTGAACCAAATTTAGTTCTTATAACCAGAATAAACATTGAATCAGAAAAGATTTCAAAGGATATTGAAAAGATAAAGATTCTTGAAATTTCAGATCTACATATAAAGAATTTTGGAGTTAGGGAAAGGGAGGTTTTGTTTTTAATAAGAGCAATAAAACCTGATGTTATCTTCATAACTGGGGATTTCTATGAGAAATTGGATAAACTTTCAGAGGTTAAAAAATTTATCAGTGGCTTGAAGTTAAAAACCTATGCAGTTCTTGGAAACTGGGATTATTGGGCAGGGGATATTGACCCACTTATAAATATGCTTGAGAGAAATGAAATTGAAGTTTTAATGAATGACAATAGACTCTACTTTAAAAATGGGGATTTTATAAACATTGTTGGTGTAAGTGACCCATACACAGGACACGATGATATAGAAAGAGCAACAATGGGAATAAACAAAAAGAAATTTACAATACTTCTTTCTCATGCACCATGCATTGTAAATCATCTTAAGGATGAAAAATTTGACCTTATCATCTGTGGTCATACACATGGTGGACAGGTAAACATTCCCTTTGTTAAACCATTCTGGGCTCCAACAGAGACAAACTACATAAGGGGAATGTATGAGACAAAATGGGGAAAACTCTATGTAAACAGAGGTATAGGACTATCTGTTTTTCCCATAAGGTTCTTATGTCCTCCAGAGATAACACTTTTTACATTGAAGAGTAAAGAATGA
- the folK gene encoding 2-amino-4-hydroxy-6-hydroxymethyldihydropteridine diphosphokinase, which translates to MKVVLSLGSNIGDRRKTIIKTISKLRERVKIEKVSSLYETEPWGYRKQNKFFNVVISGETNLNPKSLLFFIKKVEKEMGRRERFRWGPREIDVDIVFYEDVILKEKDLKIPHKDYRDRDFVIVPLLEIEDEFIDPERKRKVRDLFTVKTLGEVKKIEDFSFKRDVFSEFNLTLKKIPSNLFFFRPLPSTQKFLKKNFIENTLVVSSIQTEGRGRKGNLWISKRGGLWFSFTERPVKSIYALPLLSALSVGRALKEMGIHGVNIKIPNDVYIKDKKVCGIISEGIFKDKLIGEVIGVGLNVNLNEEDFKGTFLKPPTSIFLTIKILFLIFIGLGERRLSLSLWMNTIFLINHLKL; encoded by the coding sequence ATGAAGGTTGTTCTCTCGCTTGGAAGTAATATTGGAGATAGGAGAAAAACAATTATAAAAACCATTTCAAAACTAAGGGAAAGGGTTAAGATAGAAAAGGTTTCATCTCTCTACGAAACAGAGCCATGGGGGTATAGAAAACAGAATAAATTTTTCAATGTGGTGATCTCCGGAGAAACAAATCTTAATCCAAAAAGTCTCCTCTTCTTTATAAAGAAAGTGGAGAAAGAGATGGGGAGAAGAGAAAGATTTAGATGGGGACCAAGGGAGATAGATGTGGATATTGTATTCTATGAAGATGTTATTCTTAAAGAAAAGGATTTAAAAATTCCCCATAAAGACTACAGAGATAGAGATTTTGTTATAGTGCCACTTCTTGAGATAGAAGATGAATTCATTGATCCTGAGAGAAAAAGAAAGGTAAGGGATTTATTTACTGTTAAAACTTTGGGAGAGGTTAAAAAAATTGAGGATTTTTCCTTTAAAAGAGACGTTTTCTCAGAATTTAATCTCACCCTTAAAAAAATCCCTTCAAATCTATTCTTTTTTAGGCCTCTTCCTTCAACACAGAAGTTCTTAAAGAAGAACTTTATTGAAAATACTTTAGTTGTAAGTTCTATCCAGACCGAAGGAAGGGGGAGAAAGGGGAACTTATGGATCTCTAAAAGAGGAGGTTTATGGTTTTCATTCACAGAAAGACCCGTTAAATCTATATATGCCCTTCCACTCCTCTCTGCCCTATCTGTGGGAAGGGCACTTAAAGAGATGGGGATTCATGGAGTAAATATAAAGATTCCAAATGATGTATACATAAAAGATAAGAAGGTATGCGGAATAATAAGTGAAGGAATCTTTAAAGATAAACTCATTGGAGAGGTAATAGGGGTTGGCTTAAATGTAAATTTGAATGAAGAGGATTTTAAAGGAACTTTTCTTAAACCTCCCACATCAATCTTTCTCACTATAAAGATATTATTTCTAATTTTTATAGGTTTAGGAGAAAGGAGATTATCTCTGAGCTTGTGGATGAATACAATCTTTTTGATAAACCATTTAAAATTATGA
- a CDS encoding dihydrodipicolinate synthase family protein, which yields MKGKFNGIFVPLITPFKEDGEIDFDGFEKIINFLTPKVQGFFVNATTGEFTSLTLKERKRIMVFVKEIIGKDVKLLANVSSTSFKEVEELINLAKELEYDAIVSPPPFYLIPNKEGIKDYFLSIARISEMDTIIYNIPSCTGYSVSVDLIRELALKEEKIIGVKATIDSLGYIKDLLLKIKKEREDFSVLTGLGFYLSSTLILGGDGGILALSHIAPDVLTSIIKNFEEGDLTDFKKNTEFIARLADIYRFGTSFASSIKIALKLMGFPISTYVRKPLVVDDEEAILNIEKILKELKIVD from the coding sequence ATGAAGGGAAAGTTTAATGGCATCTTTGTACCACTTATAACACCATTTAAAGAGGATGGGGAGATAGACTTTGATGGTTTTGAAAAGATAATTAACTTCCTTACTCCAAAGGTCCAAGGTTTCTTTGTAAATGCAACTACAGGAGAGTTCACATCCCTTACATTAAAAGAGAGAAAAAGGATAATGGTTTTTGTAAAAGAAATTATAGGAAAAGATGTGAAACTACTTGCCAATGTCTCTTCCACTTCCTTTAAAGAAGTTGAAGAACTCATAAATCTTGCGAAAGAACTTGAATATGACGCTATTGTTTCACCACCTCCTTTTTATCTTATCCCAAACAAAGAGGGGATCAAAGATTACTTTCTATCTATAGCAAGAATTTCAGAGATGGACACAATTATCTACAACATTCCTTCATGCACAGGCTACAGCGTTAGTGTGGATTTAATAAGAGAGCTTGCCCTTAAAGAGGAGAAAATTATAGGAGTAAAGGCAACAATAGATAGTCTTGGTTATATAAAAGATTTACTACTCAAGATAAAGAAAGAGAGGGAGGATTTTTCAGTCCTTACAGGGCTTGGATTTTATCTCTCCTCAACCCTTATTCTTGGTGGAGATGGGGGAATCCTTGCTCTATCCCACATTGCCCCAGATGTTCTGACGAGTATCATTAAAAACTTTGAGGAGGGAGATCTTACCGACTTTAAGAAAAACACTGAATTTATAGCGAGGTTAGCAGATATATACAGATTTGGAACCTCTTTTGCCTCAAGTATTAAAATTGCTCTAAAACTCATGGGATTTCCAATTTCAACATATGTAAGAAAACCCCTCGTTGTGGATGATGAGGAGGCTATTTTGAATATAGAAAAAATCTTAAAGGAACTAAAAATTGTAGATTAA